The genomic interval TCTCAGCTATTAACTGCCGCTGGTTGCCTTCAAAAGAAAATGGTTTTGTAACTACAGCAATAGTTAAAGCTCCTTGTTTTTTAGCAATTTCTGCTACCATTGGGCCAGCGCCGCTTCCTGTGCCTCCGCCTAATCCGCAGGTGATAAAAACCATATCAGAATCTTTTAAAATCTGTTCAATTTCTTCTCTATTTTCTTCAGCTGCTTTTTTTCCTATTTCCGGATTCATTCCAGCGCCCAAACCTTTAGTTGCTTCCCTGCCAATACGAATTTTTTTATGCGCCTGCGTTTTTGCTAAATCCTGAACATCAGTATTCAAAGCAATTAAATCAATGCCTTGAATTTTACATTTCATCATCCGAGAAACAGCATTAGAGCCAGACCCGCCAACCCCTATTACTTTTATTTTAGTTAAATTTGTCATGGTATAAAAATTTTAAAAACTTTTTTGATTCTTCCGATGATACCTTTCCCAGCACTAAAGCCGGGAAAACTTGCTTCTTTAGACCAATCTGCTCCTTCTAACGCCAAACCGCAGACAGTGCTTAAAGAAGTATCTTGCTCTATTTCTGAAAAACCTTGTGGGAATCCGCGCCGAACCGGAAGCTTTAATTCTTTTCTGGCAAATTCTACAATCTTTGGCATTTTTGCGCCGCCGCCGGTTAAAACAATACCTGCTGGAAACGATACTTGCGGAGATATTTTTTTGATTTCTTTCTGGACTAAATTAAAAATTTCAGAGACTCTTGCCTCAATAATTTTTGTAAGCATTTTTTTAGAAAAAACCAAAGGCGTGCCTTTAGATAATAAAATTTTTTCTTTTTTATTTCTTCCAGTATTATTGAGAATACAAGTGCCAAACTGCTTTTTGATTTTTTCAGCAATATCAATATCGGTTTGCAAACCAATAGCAATATCATTGGTAATATGTGCAGAACCAATAGGAAAAACAGCGCTATGTATCAAGTCCCCTTCCCCATAAACAGCTAAAGAAGTAGTGCCAGCGCCAATATCTACTAGAACTACGCCTAATTCTTTTTGATGCGGAGTCAGCACTGCTTTGGCTGACGCTAAAGCAGATGGGATAATATCTCCCACTTGGACATCTGAACCTTCAACAGCTTTAGTTAAATTATTTAAATAAGGAGCAAAAACGCAAAGAGCTAAAGCATCTACTTCCAGTTTTACCCCCCTCATTCCTTCAACTTGTTTTATTTCTTTTACTCCATCAACAATAAATTCTTTAGGAAAAATTTCAAGTATCTCTTTATTTAAAGGCAGAGAAAAGGCTTGGGCAGATTGAAGAACTCTGTCAATGTCTTCTTTAGAAATTTTCTGGTCAGCCCTGGAAACAACCACAGTTCCATGAGATGGAACGCAAAAAATATGTCCTCCGCCTAAATTAACATAAACATCCTGAATTTTCTGCCCTGATTCGTTTTCAAGTTGGTTTATCACTAAGCGAATATTTTTAGAAACTGTTTCAGGATCAACTATCACTCCTTTTCTAATCCCTAAAGAGAACTTCTCTGATCTTCCCAAAACTTCAAAACTTTGAGAATCTTGTCTCTTTAAAATAGTCAAACCTTTTATAGAACCAGTCCCTATATCCAAACCAGTGATGAAAGATTGTTTCATATTTTAAACTTTTGATAAATAATATTTTTCTTTTTCTTCCATCTGCTTTGCCTCTTCTTCTGTTTTTTCATGGTCATATCCTAACAAATGCAGAATTCCATGAATTAAAACTCTATTTAACTCTTTCTTAAAAGAAGAATTAAATTTTTTAGCATTTTTTTTAACCTCGCGCAGGCAAATAATTATTTCTCCTAATCCTTGAATTCTTTGAGTAGGACCTACCTTAAATTTCTGTAATAAAACCTTTGATTCTGGAAAACTTAAAACATCGGTAACTCGGTTCTTGTCTCGATATCTCTTATTTATTTCCCTCATTCTTCCCTGTCCAACAAAAGCAATTGATACATTAGCTTCTTTCTTTGCCTCGCCTTTTAATATTATTTTAGCAGTTTTTTTCAAAAATTTCTCATCTACAGAATTAGTTGTCAGATTATTAATTTCAATCATAACAATAATTCTCTAATCATTTTACTTATCTCGCTCATATCTGCCTTTCCTTTTATTTGCGGCACTAGCTCTTTTATAACCCTGCCCATATCTTTTATTGACTCTGCCCCAACTTTTTTAATACTTTCTTCTATTATTTTTTTAAGCTCTTCTTTAGAAAGCTGCTCTGGCAAGTATTTTTTTAAAACCTCAAGTTCTTTTTTTTCTTTTTCTGCCAGGTCCTGCCTTTCTCCTTTTTCATATTCAAAAATCGCTTCTTTTCTTGTTTTGATTTCTGAAAAAATGACTTCTATTATTTCTTTGTCATTTAATTGGCTTTCTTTTACTAATTCCTCTTCTTTTAAATCAGGCTTTTCCTTGGTCGTTTTGAATCTTTTTTCTTTTTCTCTATTCAAAATTGCAGCGCTTAACATTCTTAAGGTTGATAATTCAATCTCTCTTTTGTTTTTCAGGGATGAATTTAAGCTCTCTTGAATTTTCTCTTTTAATTCATTCATAACCCAAGTAATTATTATTTTTCCTTGCCAAGTTTTTTTAATTCTTCATATTCTTTCCTTAGCTCCTCTTTTCTTAAAGCTCCCTTTTTCTTTAATTGCTTGCTTTTTGGCCTTTTCCTAAATCTAATTTTTTTTGCCCGGCGCAAAATCCCGCTTTGCTTGATTCTTCTTGAAAAGCGTCTTGTCAAAGATTGAGAATTTTCTCTTAATTGTTTTTCTATTTTAATAGGCATGTTTTAATCTTATGGCATTCCGGGAATATCCCTTTCTTTTGGAGTTTTCCAACCAGTAATTAAATGCAGATGAAGATGGTCTATTATTTGTCCGCCACCTCTTCCCACATTAAAAACTAATTTATATCCTTTCTCGGCAATGCCTTTTTCTTGGGCTATTTTTTTGGCAAGGAGAAATAATTCTCCTATTAGTTCCTTATCTTCCAATTCTAAATTCTGGACAGAAGGAATATGTTTCTTAGGAACAATTAAGAGATGGATAGGAGCTTTGGGTTTAATATCTTTGAAAACTACAAATTTTTCATCCTCATAGATTATATCAGCCGGTATTTCTTTATTGATAATTTGACAAAATAAACAAGCCATATTATTTTCTAAGTTTTTTCCTCATAATATCAACTATTTTATCTAATTTAACTGTTTCCTGCTTGCCTGTTTTCATTTCTCTTAAAATTATTACTCCTTCAAAAACCTCTTTCTGGCCAAGGATTAAAGTCCAATCAACACCTATTTTATCAGCTATTCTTAATTGTGTTTTTAAAGAATCCTTGCTAAATGATTCAGCTGCTGGAATCTTAGCTTCTCTGAATTCCTCGAAGAGTTTCAAGCTTCTTTGCTTGGAAAGTGCGCCTAATTGAGCTAAAAAAATCCGAGGGGAAGACGGATGAAATGGATATAGCCCCATATTCTTCATTATATTAACCACTCTTTCTATGCCTAAGGACCCGCCGCAAGCTCCAGTATCCCTGCCTCCCAAAAGTTTAACTAATCTATCATATCTTCCTCCAGCAGATAAAGCGCCTTGCTTTCTTCCTTCTTCTGTGTCCTGATAGATCTCAAAAACGGTTTTAGTGTAATAATCAAGCCCGCGAACCAAATATGGATTAAGATTATAAGGCAGCTGCATGTCATCTAAAAACTCCAGAACTCCTTTGAAATGCTGCTTGCATTCATCGCAAAGATGATCAATCATTTGAGGCGCTTGATCCACTACTTTCTGGCACCTTTCCTCCTTACAATCCAATATTCTTAAAGGATTTTCTTTAAGCCGTTTTCTGCAATTAGAGCATAGCAAACCCTCTCTATTTTTCAAATAACTCACTAATAGCTTTCTGTAATATGAACGGCACTGGGAGTCTCCAACACTGTTTATCTCTATTATTATATCCTTAATTTTTAATTCTTTTAAAATATTATAAAAAATTTGAATAATCTGAGCATCAATAACTGGACTTTCCTCGCCTAAAATATCAAAATCTATCTGATGAAATTCTCTATAACGGCCTGTTTGCGGACGTTCATGCCTGAAAAATGGACCAAAATGCCAAAGCTTTACTGGTTGGGGCAAAAACTGCATGCCATGCTCAATATAAGCTCGAACAATAGAAGGAGTTCCTTCCGGCCTTAGGGTTACTAAATCTCCTCCCTTGGTTCTAAAGCCATACATCTCTTTCTGAATAATATCAGTAGTTGGACCAGTTCCTTTCTCAAAAAGCTCAGCATACTCAATAATAGGTGTATCAATTTTTTCAAAAGCATAGAAATCAGCAATATTTTTAGATACATCAAAAATTTTTTGAAAATATTTCTGCTCTTCGCCTAAAATATCGTGCATTCCAGTTAGGGTTTGAAATTTCGGCTTCCTCATGGATCTAATAATTTGGTATTTCTATCTTAGCCAAAGCTTTAGCTGGCCAGGCTCTAAAAATTACTCTGCCTATAATATCTTCTTCTGGCAGAACGCCCCATTTTCGCGAATCAAAAGAAGCATCTCTATTATCGCCTAAAACAAAATACTCGTTTTCTCCCAAAGAAACCGTAATATTCCCTGGTGTTTGCACAAACTCAGAAAGGTACATCGATTCATTTAGTATAAATTCATAATCGTTACTTAGAATGTTTACTTTTTTATCTTCTATTTTTATTGTTTCTTCTGGCAAACCAATAATCCTTTTAATATAACGTTGAGAAGGATTGTTAGGATAATTAAAAACAATTACCTCTCCTCTTTCAGGAGCTGAAAAACGATAAGAGAGCTCATCAACAATTAAGTAATCGCCATTATGGAAATTCGGCTCCATGGATTGGCCTTTAACAAAAAACGGCTGGAATATAAAATAACGGATAGGAATTACTATCAGCAAGGCAATAATAACGATTTTAGAAATTTCCCAGATAAATGATAATGTCCCTTTTAAGAATTTCATACTAATTCTATTCTAACAACTTTTTTTATTTTTACAAGGGAAGTGCTATAATAGAAAAATCATACTAACATTTTAACATATAAACATTTTAACAAAATTAAATCAAAAATGTTTAGATGTTTGAATGTTTAAATGTTTAAATGATTCTTATAGTGGGGTTAGGCAATCCTGGAGAAAAATATAAAAGGACGCGGCATAATGTTGGATTTATGGTTTTAGATGAATTTAAAAAAATTCATAGTTTTTCTGATTGGCAATTAAAAAAGAAATTTAAAGCAGAAATTTCAGAAGGCACTTTAACAGGCAAAAAAATAATTTTAGCAAAACCGCAAACTTTTATGAACGAGTCAGGCAAAGCAGTAAAAATCATGCAACAAGAGACAAGAGACAAGAGACAAGAACTATATGTTATTCATGACGACTTGGATTTGGGATTAGGAAAAATGAAAATCGTTCAAAACCGCGGCTCTGCCGGACACAAAGGAGTACAGTCAATTATTAATGAGATTGGCAATAAAAACTTTATCCGTTTTAGAATTGGAATTAAAAATAAAGAACTGGAAATCCAAAATATTGAGGATTTTGTTTTAAAAAAATTTACAAAAGATGAAAAAAAAGTTATAAAAGAAACTGTGCAAAAAACCTGCAAGGCAATTGAAATGGCAATAAAACAAGGCATTGAAAAAACAATGTCAGAATTTAATAAATAAATCTTTTCTATGAACTTAATTATTGTAGAAAGTCCAACGAAATCAAAAACAATTCAGCAATTTTTAGGGCCTAAATACAAGGTCATTTCTTCATATGGCCATATCCGCGATTTGCCGAAAAGCGAATTAGGAATTGATATAGAAAACGATTTTAAGCCAAAATACATTATCCCTTTAAAAGCAAGAAAAACTGTTAACTCTTTAAAAAAAGATTCTCAAAAAGCAGACCTGCTTATTCTGGCTACTGATGAAGACAGAGAAGGAGAAGCAATTGCCTATCATCTAAGCCAGATTTTAAATTCAAATGGTAAAAAACATCAGAGGATTGTCTTTCATGAAATAACTAAACAGGCGATTGAACAAGCACTAAAAAATCCTCGTGATATAGATATGGATCTTGTTGACGCCCAGCAAGCAAGAAGAATTTTAGACCGTTTAGTTGGCTATAAACTCTCCCCTCTTTTATGGAAAAAAGTTGCCAGAGGGCTCTCTGCAGGAAGGGTTCAGTCAGTGACAGTTCGGCTTGTGGTAGATCGGGAAAGAGAAATTGAAAATTTTAAGCCAGAAGAATATTGGACAATTATCGCCCATCTTGAAAAATACATCGAGAACAGTTCTCGATGTATTGAAGCGCTTTTGGTTAAAAAAAACGGCAAAGTAATTCCTAAATTAGGGATTAAAGTAAAAAAAGAAGCAGAAAAAATAATTGAAGATTTAAAAGGAGCAGAATACAAAATTTCAAATATTGAAAAAAAAGAAACTAAAAGAAATCCTTTGCCTCCATTTACTACTTCTACTTTACAGCAAGAATCATGGAGAAGGCTGCGTTGGCCAGTAAGACATACAATGAGAATTTCCCAGCAGCTTTATGAAAAAGGATTTATCACCTATCATAGAACCGATTCTTTAAATTTATCTGAAATATCTTTATTTTCCGCTAAAAAATTTATTATTAATAGCTTTGGAAAAGAATATTGGGCTGGATTTTTGAAAAAATACAAAACAAAAACAAAAGCAGCTCAAGAAGCCCACGAAGCTATAAGGCCTGCTTATCCTGATAAAAAGCCAAACAAAATAAAAGAAAAACTAGATGATAATCAATTTCGGCTCTATGATTTGATTTGGAGAAGATTTATTGCTTGTCAAATGAGCCAAGCTCGTTTCGATTCCACTACTGTTGACATCTCTGCCAAAAACTATATTTTTAGGGCTTCTGGACAAGTATTGAAGTTTGATGGTTTTCTAAAAGTGTACCCTTTGAAATTTGAGGAATCAGAGTTACCTATTTTAGAAAAAAATGAAGTTTTAAAATTAAAAAAGCTTGTTCCTTCCCAGCACTTTACCCAGCCGTTGCCTCGCTATACTGAAGCTGGTTTAATTAAGGTTTTGGAAGAAAACGGCATTGGCAGGCCGTCAACCTATGCGCCAACAATTTCTACTATTCAGGATAGAAATTATGTTCAGAAAAATGAAAATAAAAAGTTTGAACCGACAGAAATAGGAATTATTGTAAATGATCTTTTGGTTGAACATTTTCCTAAAATTGTAGATATGAAATTCACAGCAGAAATGGAAAAGGATTTAGATGAAATCTCTGAAGGCAAGAAAAAATTGGTTCCAGTAATACAAGAATTTTATAAACCTTTTGAAAAAAACTTAAAGGCAAAAGAAAAAGAAATAGATAAAAAAGAAATTGCTGAAGAAAAAACAGATGAAAACTGCCCTGAATGCGGCTCGCCATTGATAAAAAAAATGGGCAGATATGGAAAATTTTACGCTTGTTCCGGCTTCCCAAAATGCAGATATACCAAACCAATAGAGAAACCAAAGCTTGGAATAAAATGCCCAAAATGCGAAAAAGGAGAAATAGTTGAAAAAAGAACTAGAAAAGGAAAAATTTTTTACGCTTGCAATCGCTACCCGGAATGCGATTTTGCCTTATGGGACAAACCTATAAATGAAAAATGCCCTGAATGCGGTTCTCTTTTAATTCAAACAAAAAAAGGCAAAATCAAATGCTCAAACAAGGAATGCGATTATGTTAGAGATTCTTAAGAATCTGGAAATCTTTTTTGAGAATTTCCTTCATGCTTGGATTATAGGTTGCTGCAGCTGGATGATAAAGAGAAACAATTTTCACCCTGTTAAATTCTCTCACTTCAAAAACTTTTCCATGAATCTTGCTTATTCCCTCAATTTTATCTTTCAGGCCGTATTTCTCAAAAATAAAAGCTGTAGAAAAATTACCCAAA from Candidatus Parcubacteria bacterium carries:
- the ftsA gene encoding cell division protein FtsA produces the protein MKQSFITGLDIGTGSIKGLTILKRQDSQSFEVLGRSEKFSLGIRKGVIVDPETVSKNIRLVINQLENESGQKIQDVYVNLGGGHIFCVPSHGTVVVSRADQKISKEDIDRVLQSAQAFSLPLNKEILEIFPKEFIVDGVKEIKQVEGMRGVKLEVDALALCVFAPYLNNLTKAVEGSDVQVGDIIPSALASAKAVLTPHQKELGVVLVDIGAGTTSLAVYGEGDLIHSAVFPIGSAHITNDIAIGLQTDIDIAEKIKKQFGTCILNNTGRNKKEKILLSKGTPLVFSKKMLTKIIEARVSEIFNLVQKEIKKISPQVSFPAGIVLTGGGAKMPKIVEFARKELKLPVRRGFPQGFSEIEQDTSLSTVCGLALEGADWSKEASFPGFSAGKGIIGRIKKVFKIFIP
- the ybeY gene encoding rRNA maturation RNase YbeY; the protein is MIEINNLTTNSVDEKFLKKTAKIILKGEAKKEANVSIAFVGQGRMREINKRYRDKNRVTDVLSFPESKVLLQKFKVGPTQRIQGLGEIIICLREVKKNAKKFNSSFKKELNRVLIHGILHLLGYDHEKTEEEAKQMEEKEKYYLSKV
- a CDS encoding GatB/YqeY domain-containing protein, which gives rise to MNELKEKIQESLNSSLKNKREIELSTLRMLSAAILNREKEKRFKTTKEKPDLKEEELVKESQLNDKEIIEVIFSEIKTRKEAIFEYEKGERQDLAEKEKKELEVLKKYLPEQLSKEELKKIIEESIKKVGAESIKDMGRVIKELVPQIKGKADMSEISKMIRELLL
- a CDS encoding histidine triad nucleotide-binding protein, giving the protein MACLFCQIINKEIPADIIYEDEKFVVFKDIKPKAPIHLLIVPKKHIPSVQNLELEDKELIGELFLLAKKIAQEKGIAEKGYKLVFNVGRGGGQIIDHLHLHLITGWKTPKERDIPGMP
- a CDS encoding histidine--tRNA ligase; translation: MRKPKFQTLTGMHDILGEEQKYFQKIFDVSKNIADFYAFEKIDTPIIEYAELFEKGTGPTTDIIQKEMYGFRTKGGDLVTLRPEGTPSIVRAYIEHGMQFLPQPVKLWHFGPFFRHERPQTGRYREFHQIDFDILGEESPVIDAQIIQIFYNILKELKIKDIIIEINSVGDSQCRSYYRKLLVSYLKNREGLLCSNCRKRLKENPLRILDCKEERCQKVVDQAPQMIDHLCDECKQHFKGVLEFLDDMQLPYNLNPYLVRGLDYYTKTVFEIYQDTEEGRKQGALSAGGRYDRLVKLLGGRDTGACGGSLGIERVVNIMKNMGLYPFHPSSPRIFLAQLGALSKQRSLKLFEEFREAKIPAAESFSKDSLKTQLRIADKIGVDWTLILGQKEVFEGVIILREMKTGKQETVKLDKIVDIMRKKLRK
- the lepB gene encoding signal peptidase I, whose translation is MKFLKGTLSFIWEISKIVIIALLIVIPIRYFIFQPFFVKGQSMEPNFHNGDYLIVDELSYRFSAPERGEVIVFNYPNNPSQRYIKRIIGLPEETIKIEDKKVNILSNDYEFILNESMYLSEFVQTPGNITVSLGENEYFVLGDNRDASFDSRKWGVLPEEDIIGRVIFRAWPAKALAKIEIPNY
- a CDS encoding aminoacyl-tRNA hydrolase, which encodes MILIVGLGNPGEKYKRTRHNVGFMVLDEFKKIHSFSDWQLKKKFKAEISEGTLTGKKIILAKPQTFMNESGKAVKIMQQETRDKRQELYVIHDDLDLGLGKMKIVQNRGSAGHKGVQSIINEIGNKNFIRFRIGIKNKELEIQNIEDFVLKKFTKDEKKVIKETVQKTCKAIEMAIKQGIEKTMSEFNK
- the topA gene encoding type I DNA topoisomerase — encoded protein: MNLIIVESPTKSKTIQQFLGPKYKVISSYGHIRDLPKSELGIDIENDFKPKYIIPLKARKTVNSLKKDSQKADLLILATDEDREGEAIAYHLSQILNSNGKKHQRIVFHEITKQAIEQALKNPRDIDMDLVDAQQARRILDRLVGYKLSPLLWKKVARGLSAGRVQSVTVRLVVDREREIENFKPEEYWTIIAHLEKYIENSSRCIEALLVKKNGKVIPKLGIKVKKEAEKIIEDLKGAEYKISNIEKKETKRNPLPPFTTSTLQQESWRRLRWPVRHTMRISQQLYEKGFITYHRTDSLNLSEISLFSAKKFIINSFGKEYWAGFLKKYKTKTKAAQEAHEAIRPAYPDKKPNKIKEKLDDNQFRLYDLIWRRFIACQMSQARFDSTTVDISAKNYIFRASGQVLKFDGFLKVYPLKFEESELPILEKNEVLKLKKLVPSQHFTQPLPRYTEAGLIKVLEENGIGRPSTYAPTISTIQDRNYVQKNENKKFEPTEIGIIVNDLLVEHFPKIVDMKFTAEMEKDLDEISEGKKKLVPVIQEFYKPFEKNLKAKEKEIDKKEIAEEKTDENCPECGSPLIKKMGRYGKFYACSGFPKCRYTKPIEKPKLGIKCPKCEKGEIVEKRTRKGKIFYACNRYPECDFALWDKPINEKCPECGSLLIQTKKGKIKCSNKECDYVRDS